One window of the Anaerobranca gottschalkii DSM 13577 genome contains the following:
- a CDS encoding type IV pilus twitching motility protein PilT, with amino-acid sequence MIFKIFTNAAKFEASDIHLTINSPVIYRINGKLHIVSPELLTPEVLEEYATTLLEKSGYKGDLKNFTERDFSFELPGVNRFRVNVFKQRGYFSIVARIIPNTIPSWRTLGLPDSILSFTKLKKGLVLVTGPTGSGKSTTLAALLDIINTEKPCHIITLEDPIEFIHSNKRAIVNQREIGKDTSSFNEGLKAAMRQDPDVILVGEMRDFETIQTAITAAETGHLVFATLHTVSAAKTIDRIIDVFPGTQQNQIRTQLAETLQGVVAQQLLPTIDGKRTVAVEVLKANTAVQNLIRENKTYQLNSVIETGSKLGMISMEQSLKNLKIAGIISEETFREYCEVSR; translated from the coding sequence ATGATCTTTAAAATTTTTACCAATGCTGCAAAATTTGAAGCATCGGATATTCATCTAACTATCAATAGCCCTGTTATTTATAGAATAAATGGAAAACTTCATATTGTAAGTCCAGAACTTTTAACCCCTGAAGTTTTGGAAGAATATGCTACTACTTTATTAGAAAAATCTGGGTATAAAGGGGATTTAAAAAACTTTACTGAAAGGGATTTTTCCTTTGAACTTCCCGGTGTTAATCGCTTTAGGGTCAATGTCTTTAAACAAAGGGGTTATTTTTCTATAGTTGCTAGAATTATCCCTAATACTATTCCATCTTGGAGGACCTTAGGTCTTCCTGATTCTATACTAAGTTTCACTAAACTGAAAAAAGGTTTGGTGTTGGTTACAGGACCGACGGGAAGTGGTAAATCTACTACATTAGCTGCCCTTTTAGATATTATCAACACTGAAAAGCCTTGCCATATAATTACCTTAGAAGATCCTATAGAGTTTATCCATAGCAATAAAAGGGCCATTGTTAATCAGAGGGAGATCGGTAAAGATACCTCTAGTTTTAATGAAGGGTTAAAGGCAGCTATGAGGCAAGACCCCGATGTGATTTTAGTTGGTGAAATGCGGGATTTTGAAACAATTCAAACTGCTATTACTGCTGCTGAGACAGGGCATTTGGTTTTTGCTACTTTACATACAGTAAGTGCCGCTAAAACAATCGATAGGATAATCGATGTTTTTCCAGGAACACAACAAAATCAAATTAGAACTCAACTGGCAGAAACTTTACAAGGGGTAGTAGCCCAACAACTTCTACCCACTATAGATGGTAAGAGGACGGTGGCAGTAGAGGTGTTGAAAGCCAATACTGCAGTACAGAATTTAATTAGGGAAAATAAAACTTATCAATTGAATTCAGTTATTGAAACGGGGTCTAAATTGGGGATGATTTCTATGGAACAATCATTAAAGAATTTAAAAATTGCCGGTATAATCAGTGAAGAAACCTTTAGAGAATACTGTGAAGTTAGTAGGTGA